From the Streptomyces sp. KMM 9044 genome, one window contains:
- a CDS encoding SDR family NAD(P)-dependent oxidoreductase, whose amino-acid sequence MTVTEDGPRATDTVAHGDTVSREDVVAHGPGIDPERLAVCLDVLAELDTIDVDHPDAITVRRATSHIYRMVKQRRRQERRAAKTAHDKAVTEATATGSTERIDDETEGILPSSRTEEGAIAGILQRPRSCYICKQRYVEVDYFYHQLCQKCAAENRSRREARADLTGKRALLTGGRAKIGMYIALRLLRDGAHTTITTRFPNDAVRRFKAQPDSDQWIDRLKIVGIDLRDPAQVVALADSVSAAGPLDILINNAAQTVRRSPQAYSELVAAESAPLPAGELPAAEAIGGFGSGVVAELPVGGSGALTAQDVTGLALVSGAASLERIAAGTAIDAGGLVPDLHDTNSWVQTVEEVTPVELLEVQLCNSTAPFLLISRLRPAMASAAAERTYIVNVSAMEGVFDRGYKGAGHPHTNMAKAALNMLTRTSAQEMFDNDRILMTAVDTGWITDERPHPDKIRLADAGFHAPLDLIDGAARVYDPIVRGEAGEDLYGVFLKDYAPGRW is encoded by the coding sequence ATGACGGTGACAGAGGACGGCCCCCGGGCCACGGACACGGTAGCCCACGGGGACACCGTGTCGCGCGAGGACGTGGTGGCGCACGGGCCCGGCATCGACCCGGAGCGGCTGGCCGTGTGCCTCGACGTGCTCGCGGAACTCGACACGATCGACGTCGACCACCCGGACGCGATCACGGTCCGCCGCGCCACCTCGCACATCTACCGCATGGTCAAGCAGCGCCGCCGCCAGGAGCGCCGCGCCGCCAAGACCGCCCACGACAAGGCGGTCACCGAGGCCACCGCCACCGGCTCCACCGAGCGCATCGACGACGAGACGGAAGGCATCCTGCCCTCGTCCCGCACCGAGGAGGGCGCGATCGCGGGGATACTCCAGCGCCCCCGCTCCTGCTACATCTGCAAGCAGCGGTACGTCGAGGTCGACTACTTCTACCACCAGCTCTGCCAGAAGTGCGCCGCGGAGAACCGCAGCCGCCGGGAGGCCCGCGCCGACCTCACCGGCAAGCGCGCGCTGCTCACCGGTGGCCGGGCCAAGATCGGCATGTACATCGCGCTGCGGCTGCTGCGCGACGGCGCCCACACCACCATCACGACCCGCTTCCCGAACGACGCCGTTCGCCGCTTCAAGGCACAGCCCGACAGCGACCAGTGGATCGACCGGCTGAAGATCGTCGGCATCGACCTGCGCGACCCGGCCCAGGTGGTCGCCCTCGCCGACTCGGTGTCCGCCGCCGGTCCGCTGGACATCCTGATCAACAACGCCGCGCAGACCGTACGGCGCTCCCCGCAGGCTTACAGCGAACTGGTCGCCGCCGAGTCCGCGCCGCTGCCCGCCGGTGAGCTGCCCGCCGCCGAGGCGATCGGCGGCTTCGGCTCCGGTGTGGTGGCCGAGCTCCCGGTCGGGGGCTCCGGCGCGCTCACCGCACAGGACGTGACCGGCCTCGCCCTGGTCTCCGGGGCGGCCTCCCTGGAGCGGATCGCGGCGGGCACCGCGATCGACGCCGGCGGTCTGGTCCCGGACCTGCACGACACCAACAGCTGGGTGCAGACGGTCGAGGAGGTCACCCCGGTCGAACTGCTCGAGGTCCAGCTCTGCAACTCGACGGCACCGTTCCTGCTCATCAGCAGACTGCGCCCGGCGATGGCGTCCGCAGCGGCGGAGCGGACGTACATCGTGAACGTCTCCGCCATGGAGGGCGTCTTCGACCGCGGTTACAAGGGCGCGGGTCACCCGCACACCAACATGGCCAAAGCCGCCCTGAACATGCTCACGCGTACCAGCGCCCAGGAGATGTTCGACAACGACCGCATCCTGATGACGGCCGTCGACACCGGCTGGATCACCGACGAGCGGCCCCACCCGGACAAGATCCGCCTCGCGGACGCCGGCTTCCACGCGCCGCTGGACCTGATCGACGGCGCGGCCCGCGTCTACGACCCCATCGTGCGCGGCGAGGCGGGCGAGGACCTGTACGGCGTCTTCCTGAAGGACTACGCGCCCGGCAGGTGGTGA
- a CDS encoding wax ester/triacylglycerol synthase family O-acyltransferase: MNADLLAPLDLAFWNIESAEHPMHLGALGVFSAHSPAAAAQAADLLAARAAAVPGLRMRIRDVWRPLATRPSSPPALRRPLATALGATLRRPLGSALRGTLAFGGAERETDPGFDPLNHVRLHAPAADFQAAAGRLMGHPLKRTRPPWEAHVLPGEDGVSFAVLFKFHHALADGLRALTLAAALMDPMDLPAPRPIPAVPPRGLLPDVREVPGLVRGALSDAGRALDIGACVARSTLDVRSSPALTCEPSGTRRTAGVVLDLDDVHRIRKSVGGTVNDVLIAVVAGALRRWLDERGDGSEGVTPRALVPVSRRRPRTAHPQGNRLSGYLTRLPVDEAHPLARLALVRTAMDRNKDAGPNRGAGAVALLADHVPPLGHRLGGPLLGQAARLWFDVLVTSVPLPGFGLRLGGDPLGAVFPFAPLAPGHSLAVAVSTYRGHVHYGLVADGAAVPDLDRLAAAATDEVETLLTACDA, translated from the coding sequence GTGAACGCAGACCTGCTCGCTCCTCTCGACCTGGCGTTCTGGAACATCGAGTCCGCCGAGCACCCCATGCACCTCGGGGCCCTCGGGGTCTTCTCGGCCCATTCGCCCGCCGCGGCCGCCCAGGCCGCGGATCTGCTCGCCGCCCGCGCCGCCGCCGTGCCCGGCCTGCGGATGCGTATCCGCGACGTGTGGCGGCCCCTGGCCACGCGCCCCTCCTCCCCGCCGGCCCTGCGCCGCCCGCTCGCCACCGCGCTCGGCGCCACCCTCCGCCGGCCGCTCGGTTCCGCGCTGCGCGGGACGCTCGCCTTCGGCGGCGCCGAACGGGAGACCGACCCCGGCTTCGATCCCCTGAACCACGTCCGGCTGCACGCCCCCGCCGCCGACTTCCAGGCGGCGGCGGGCCGGCTCATGGGACACCCCCTGAAGCGCACCCGGCCGCCCTGGGAGGCCCATGTGCTGCCGGGGGAGGACGGGGTCTCCTTCGCCGTCCTGTTCAAGTTCCACCACGCCCTCGCCGACGGACTGCGAGCCCTCACCCTCGCCGCGGCCCTGATGGACCCGATGGACCTGCCCGCCCCCCGGCCGATCCCCGCAGTGCCTCCGCGCGGACTGCTCCCGGACGTGCGCGAGGTGCCCGGCCTCGTCCGCGGAGCCCTGTCCGACGCGGGCCGGGCCCTGGACATCGGCGCCTGTGTCGCCCGCTCCACGCTCGACGTACGCTCGTCGCCCGCGCTCACCTGTGAACCAAGCGGCACCCGCCGCACCGCCGGGGTGGTCCTCGACCTCGACGACGTGCACCGGATCCGCAAGAGCGTCGGCGGCACCGTCAACGACGTGCTGATCGCCGTCGTCGCCGGTGCCCTGCGCCGCTGGCTCGACGAGCGCGGCGACGGCAGTGAGGGTGTCACCCCGCGTGCCCTCGTCCCCGTCTCCCGACGTCGTCCCCGCACCGCGCATCCCCAGGGCAACCGGCTCTCCGGCTACTTGACGAGGCTTCCGGTCGACGAGGCGCACCCGCTCGCCCGCCTCGCCCTGGTACGCACCGCCATGGACCGCAACAAGGACGCAGGGCCGAACCGGGGTGCCGGCGCCGTCGCCCTGCTCGCCGACCACGTTCCGCCGCTCGGGCACCGACTCGGCGGACCGCTGCTCGGCCAGGCGGCCCGGCTCTGGTTCGACGTCCTGGTCACCAGCGTGCCGCTGCCCGGCTTCGGACTGCGGCTCGGCGGCGACCCGCTCGGCGCCGTCTTCCCCTTCGCGCCGCTGGCGCCCGGACACTCCTTGGCGGTCGCCGTCTCCACCTACCGCGGACACGTCCACTACGGACTGGTCGCCGACGGTGCCGCCGTCCCCGACCTCGACCGGCTGGCCGCCGCGGCGACCGATGAGGTGGAGACGCTCCTCACCGCATGCGACGCCTGA
- the glgC gene encoding glucose-1-phosphate adenylyltransferase: MRRGGPSVLGIVLAGGEGKRLMPLTTDRAKPAVTFGGTYRLVDFVLSNLVNGDILRICVLTQYKSHSLDRHITTTWRMSSLLGNYVTPVPAQQRLGPRWYLGSADAILQSLNLVHDERPEYVAVFGADHVYRMDPRQMLTQHIESGAGVTVAGIRVPRAESSSFGVITPGSDGRTVERFLEKPTDPPGLDGDPQRVFASMGNYVFTTKALVEVLQRDAEDEHSVHDMGGSILPRLTERGEACLYDFSSNHVPGETSRDQGYWRDVGTLDAYYEAHMDLIAERPAFNLYNRQWPVYTHSGQLSPARFNAGGMASESIISAGCLIRGQVTRSVLSPGVVIDQEAVVQGSVLHDNVYIGRGAVVRGAVLDKNVEVPPGATIGVNPERDAKLYTVSEGGVIVLGKGQLVP; the protein is encoded by the coding sequence ATGCGTCGTGGTGGTCCTTCGGTCCTGGGAATCGTGCTGGCGGGCGGCGAGGGCAAACGCCTGATGCCTCTCACCACCGACCGCGCCAAACCGGCGGTCACCTTCGGCGGCACCTACCGGCTGGTCGACTTCGTCCTGTCCAACCTGGTCAACGGCGACATCCTGCGGATCTGTGTGCTGACCCAGTACAAGTCGCACTCGCTGGACCGGCACATCACCACCACCTGGCGGATGTCCAGCCTGCTGGGCAACTACGTCACCCCCGTCCCCGCCCAGCAGCGGCTCGGCCCGCGCTGGTACCTGGGCAGCGCGGACGCCATCCTCCAGTCGCTGAACCTGGTCCACGACGAGCGGCCGGAGTACGTGGCCGTGTTCGGCGCCGACCACGTCTACCGCATGGACCCGCGCCAGATGCTCACCCAGCACATCGAGAGCGGCGCCGGCGTCACGGTGGCGGGGATCCGGGTGCCGCGCGCCGAGTCCTCCTCCTTCGGCGTGATCACCCCGGGCTCGGACGGCCGGACCGTGGAGCGCTTCCTGGAGAAGCCCACCGATCCTCCGGGCCTCGACGGCGATCCCCAGCGCGTCTTCGCCTCCATGGGCAACTACGTCTTCACCACCAAGGCCCTCGTCGAGGTGCTCCAGCGGGACGCCGAGGACGAGCACTCGGTGCACGACATGGGCGGCTCGATCCTGCCCCGGCTCACCGAGCGGGGCGAGGCCTGTCTCTACGACTTCAGCTCCAACCACGTGCCCGGCGAGACCAGCCGCGACCAGGGCTACTGGCGGGACGTCGGCACACTGGACGCCTACTACGAGGCCCACATGGACCTGATCGCCGAGCGCCCCGCCTTCAACCTCTACAACCGGCAGTGGCCCGTCTACACCCACTCCGGCCAGCTCTCGCCGGCCCGGTTCAACGCCGGCGGCATGGCGAGCGAGTCCATCATCAGCGCCGGCTGCCTGATCCGCGGCCAGGTCACCCGGTCCGTGCTGTCACCGGGTGTGGTGATCGACCAGGAGGCCGTGGTCCAGGGCTCGGTACTGCACGACAACGTGTACATCGGACGGGGTGCGGTGGTGCGTGGTGCCGTCCTGGACAAGAACGTGGAGGTACCGCCCGGCGCGACCATCGGTGTCAACCCGGAGCGGGACGCGAAGCTGTACACGGTGTCCGAGGGCGGAGTGATCGTCCTCGGCAAGGGCCAACTGGTGCCGTAG
- a CDS encoding DMT family transporter translates to MSALALSVLLSFVSAVAYAGGAIVQEQVAVSSPGEQYAPLRRPAWWAAVALNGLGGLLHVVALAYGPLSLVQPLGALTIVFALPMAALFVGRRAGATAWRGALMATVGLAGLLSLVGASDTQSLDTGQRVAVALATAVSVVALMVAARAVQRHPAVRSILLAVASGIAFGMSSVFTKTVAVDWADGVSAGDVLSLAVIGVLATAGLLLSQASYRDAGLAAPLATLTVVNPVVAAAVGLTMFGETFRYGATGTALALSCGVVAAGGLILLTTERLAHEQQQAGSAGAGSPAAPADSEAFRGAAGVPVALGGAGAAPEVAVTMAEVAAGGRSAGAGADSLSGSVERLLRSELARDVRVRVPARSAPATGAEAEAAEPSPLVFVYAPFYGGPYFPTRVPDRHRTRVTS, encoded by the coding sequence ATGAGCGCCCTCGCGTTGTCCGTGCTGCTGTCGTTTGTCTCCGCCGTGGCGTACGCGGGCGGAGCGATCGTGCAGGAGCAGGTCGCGGTGTCCTCACCCGGTGAGCAGTACGCACCGCTGCGCCGGCCGGCCTGGTGGGCGGCGGTCGCGCTGAACGGCCTCGGCGGTCTGCTGCACGTGGTGGCGCTCGCCTACGGCCCGCTGAGCCTGGTCCAGCCGCTGGGCGCGCTGACGATCGTGTTCGCGTTGCCGATGGCGGCGCTGTTCGTCGGCCGCAGGGCGGGAGCGACGGCGTGGCGCGGTGCCCTCATGGCCACCGTCGGTCTCGCCGGTCTGCTGTCCCTGGTCGGTGCGTCGGACACGCAGTCCCTCGACACCGGCCAGCGGGTGGCGGTGGCACTGGCCACGGCCGTCTCGGTCGTCGCCCTGATGGTCGCGGCCCGGGCCGTGCAGCGGCATCCGGCGGTGCGCAGCATCCTGCTCGCCGTCGCCTCCGGTATCGCCTTCGGCATGTCGTCCGTCTTCACCAAGACCGTGGCGGTGGACTGGGCCGACGGCGTCTCGGCGGGTGACGTGTTGTCCCTCGCGGTGATCGGTGTGCTGGCCACGGCCGGCCTGCTGCTCTCCCAGGCCTCCTACCGGGACGCGGGACTCGCGGCTCCGCTGGCCACGCTGACGGTGGTGAACCCGGTGGTCGCGGCGGCGGTCGGCCTCACGATGTTCGGTGAGACCTTCCGCTACGGCGCGACCGGCACGGCGCTCGCACTGAGCTGCGGCGTGGTGGCGGCCGGCGGTCTGATCCTGCTGACGACGGAGCGGCTGGCACACGAGCAGCAGCAGGCGGGGAGCGCCGGGGCGGGCTCCCCGGCGGCGCCGGCCGACTCGGAGGCTTTTCGGGGCGCTGCGGGTGTCCCGGTGGCTTTGGGTGGTGCGGGTGCTGCTCCGGAGGTGGCGGTCACGATGGCCGAAGTGGCGGCCGGTGGGCGGTCCGCGGGGGCCGGCGCCGATTCGCTGTCCGGTTCCGTCGAGCGGCTGCTGCGCTCCGAGCTCGCCCGGGACGTACGTGTACGGGTACCGGCCCGGTCCGCCCCGGCCACCGGGGCGGAGGCCGAGGCCGCTGAGCCGTCGCCGCTGGTGTTCGTGTACGCGCCCTTCTACGGCGGCCCGTACTTCCCGACACGCGTGCCGGACCGGCACCGCACGCGCGTCACATCCTGA
- a CDS encoding transglycosylase family protein, with translation MAVRGRHRRYQPNRINRASLTVTAGGAGMALPLLGTGVAEAADVDTWDKVAACESSDNWDINTGNGYYGGLQFTQSTWEAFGGTRYAPRADLATKDQQIAIAEKVLDGQGPGAWPVCSQRAGLTRGGDAPDIRPSAGRSGSTDAKSDAKPDAKAGGKSSTGTATTVEDVKPQNTPQSRAGRAEMYTVVHGDTLSGIAEEERVRGGWRGLYGANSATVGTDPDLILPGQRLTLPSGKTAQARPAPKPADTVDTTKKPRSETPEKKAPEKRTAEKKAPEKKAPAQRTEERADRATQKSGPHVAPVAAPLGTPYHQAGSSWSKGYHTGVDFPVPTGTSVKSVAPGAVVSAGWEGSFGYQVVVRHTDGRYSQYAHLSAISVKSGQSVAAGQRIGRSGSTGNSSGPHLHFEVRTGPGFGSDIDPVAYLRAGGVRM, from the coding sequence ATGGCCGTGCGCGGTCGGCATCGCCGGTACCAGCCGAACAGGATCAACCGGGCCTCGCTCACCGTCACCGCGGGTGGTGCCGGAATGGCGCTTCCCCTTCTGGGGACCGGGGTCGCCGAGGCGGCCGACGTGGACACGTGGGACAAGGTCGCCGCGTGCGAGTCCAGCGACAACTGGGACATCAACACGGGCAACGGCTACTACGGCGGACTCCAGTTCACCCAGTCCACCTGGGAGGCCTTCGGCGGCACCCGGTACGCGCCGCGCGCGGACCTGGCCACCAAGGACCAGCAGATCGCCATCGCCGAGAAGGTCCTGGACGGCCAGGGACCCGGCGCCTGGCCGGTGTGCTCGCAACGGGCCGGACTGACCCGGGGCGGCGACGCCCCCGACATCCGCCCGTCCGCCGGCCGCTCCGGCAGCACCGACGCGAAGAGCGACGCCAAGCCCGACGCGAAGGCCGGCGGCAAGAGCAGCACGGGCACCGCCACCACCGTCGAGGACGTCAAGCCGCAGAACACACCCCAGTCCCGTGCGGGCCGTGCCGAGATGTACACCGTGGTCCACGGCGACACCCTCTCCGGCATCGCGGAGGAGGAGCGGGTCCGCGGCGGCTGGCGCGGGCTGTACGGCGCGAACAGCGCGACCGTCGGCACCGACCCCGACCTGATCCTGCCCGGCCAGCGGCTCACCCTCCCCAGCGGGAAGACCGCACAGGCCCGCCCCGCCCCGAAACCCGCGGACACGGTCGACACGACCAAGAAACCCAGGAGCGAGACGCCGGAGAAGAAGGCCCCCGAAAAGAGGACGGCGGAAAAGAAGGCGCCGGAGAAGAAAGCCCCCGCGCAGCGCACCGAGGAACGGGCGGACCGCGCCACCCAGAAGAGCGGCCCGCACGTGGCCCCGGTCGCCGCACCCCTGGGCACGCCGTACCACCAGGCCGGTTCCTCCTGGTCGAAGGGCTACCACACCGGTGTCGACTTCCCCGTGCCCACCGGCACGTCCGTCAAGTCGGTCGCGCCGGGCGCCGTCGTCAGCGCCGGCTGGGAAGGCTCGTTCGGCTACCAGGTGGTGGTCCGGCACACCGACGGCCGCTACAGTCAGTACGCGCACCTGTCGGCGATCTCGGTGAAAAGCGGCCAGTCGGTCGCCGCGGGCCAGCGCATCGGCCGGTCCGGCTCGACGGGCAACAGCTCCGGCCCGCATCTGCACTTCGAGGTGCGGACGGGGCCCGGTTTCGGATCGGACATCGACCCGGTCGCCTACCTGAGGGCGGGCGGCGTCAGGATGTGA
- the gndA gene encoding NADP-dependent phosphogluconate dehydrogenase translates to MSSSAQIGVTGLAVMGRNLARNFARNGYTVAVHNRTAARTHALVEEFGHEGGFVAAETAKDLVAALERPRRLVVMVKAGEPTDAVIEEFAPLLEPGDMIIDGGNAHFADTRRRERALREQGIHFVGTGVSGGEEGALNGPSIMPGGSKESYESLGPMLEKISAKAADGAPCVTHVGPDGAGHFVKMVHNGIEYADMQLIGEAYQLLRDIAGYTPAQIADIFRTWNTGRLDSYLIEITAEVLSHVDAATGRPFVDVVVDQAEQKGTGRWTVQIALDLGVPVSGIAEAVFARSLSGHAALREASRGLAGPTATPLGEAEAAAFADRVEQALYASKIVSYTQGFHEIAAGSEEYGWDIDLGAVSALWRGGCIIRAAFLDRIRAAYDARAGLPSLLSDETFAREIADAQDDWREVLIAATRQGVPTPGFAAALAYYDALRAERLPAALTQGQRDYFGAHTYRRTDRDGSFHTLWGDDRSEVSA, encoded by the coding sequence ATGAGCAGTTCAGCGCAGATCGGCGTCACGGGCCTCGCGGTCATGGGCCGCAACCTCGCGCGTAACTTCGCCCGCAACGGCTACACCGTCGCGGTGCACAACCGGACGGCGGCGCGTACGCACGCCCTGGTGGAGGAGTTCGGGCACGAGGGCGGCTTCGTGGCGGCCGAGACGGCGAAGGATCTCGTGGCGGCGCTGGAGCGTCCGCGGCGGCTGGTCGTCATGGTGAAGGCCGGTGAGCCGACGGACGCGGTGATCGAGGAGTTCGCGCCGCTGCTGGAACCCGGTGACATGATCATCGACGGCGGCAACGCCCACTTCGCCGACACCCGGCGTCGCGAGCGCGCGCTGCGGGAGCAGGGCATCCACTTCGTCGGTACCGGTGTCTCCGGCGGCGAGGAGGGCGCACTGAACGGGCCGAGCATCATGCCGGGCGGCTCGAAGGAGTCGTACGAGTCGCTGGGCCCCATGCTGGAGAAGATCTCGGCGAAGGCGGCCGACGGCGCGCCCTGCGTGACCCATGTCGGCCCCGACGGCGCCGGGCACTTCGTGAAGATGGTGCACAACGGCATCGAGTACGCCGACATGCAGCTGATCGGCGAGGCGTACCAGTTGCTGCGCGACATCGCCGGGTACACGCCGGCACAGATCGCGGACATCTTCCGCACCTGGAACACCGGCCGGCTGGACTCGTACCTGATCGAGATCACAGCCGAGGTGCTCTCCCACGTGGACGCGGCCACGGGCAGGCCGTTCGTCGACGTGGTCGTCGACCAGGCGGAACAGAAAGGCACGGGGCGCTGGACCGTGCAGATCGCACTCGACCTGGGCGTGCCGGTGTCGGGGATCGCGGAGGCCGTGTTCGCGCGTTCGCTGTCGGGGCACGCGGCGCTGCGCGAGGCCTCCCGCGGGCTGGCGGGTCCGACGGCCACGCCGCTCGGCGAGGCAGAGGCCGCGGCGTTCGCGGACCGGGTGGAGCAGGCGCTGTACGCGTCGAAGATCGTGTCGTACACGCAGGGCTTCCACGAGATCGCCGCGGGCAGTGAGGAGTACGGCTGGGACATCGACCTCGGCGCGGTCTCCGCGCTCTGGCGCGGCGGGTGCATCATCCGCGCGGCCTTCCTGGACCGTATCCGCGCCGCGTACGACGCCCGTGCCGGTCTGCCGAGCCTGCTGTCGGACGAGACGTTCGCGCGGGAGATCGCCGACGCGCAGGACGACTGGCGCGAGGTGCTGATCGCCGCGACCCGCCAGGGCGTGCCGACCCCCGGTTTCGCCGCGGCCCTCGCCTACTACGACGCGCTGCGGGCGGAGCGCCTGCCGGCCGCGCTCACCCAGGGGCAGCGGGACTACTTCGGCGCGCACACCTACCGGCGTACGGACCGCGACGGGTCGTTCCACACCCTGTGGGGCGACGACCGCAGCGAGGTCTCCGCGTAA
- the panD gene encoding aspartate 1-decarboxylase: MLRTLFKSKIHRATVTQADLHYVGSVTIDAELLDAADLLPGELVHIVDITNGARLETYVIEGERGSGVVGINGAAAHLVHPGDLVIIISYAQVTDAEARALEPRVVHVDRDNRIVALGTDPSAPVPGSGQQRSPQAATA, encoded by the coding sequence GTGCTGCGTACTCTGTTCAAGTCCAAGATCCACCGTGCCACCGTCACCCAGGCCGACCTGCACTACGTGGGATCCGTGACGATCGACGCCGAGTTGCTCGACGCCGCTGACCTGCTGCCCGGTGAGCTCGTGCACATCGTCGACATCACCAACGGGGCCCGGCTGGAGACGTACGTCATCGAGGGGGAGCGGGGCTCCGGTGTCGTCGGGATCAACGGGGCCGCCGCGCATCTCGTCCACCCCGGGGACCTGGTGATCATCATCAGTTACGCTCAGGTGACCGATGCCGAGGCGCGGGCGCTGGAACCCCGGGTGGTACACGTGGACCGCGACAACCGCATCGTCGCCCTGGGGACCGACCCGTCCGCACCGGTGCCGGGGTCGGGCCAGCAGCGCAGCCCGCAGGCCGCCACGGCCTGA
- a CDS encoding nucleotidyl transferase AbiEii/AbiGii toxin family protein gives MKLTPLHERLLADILDIGSPYPLVLTGGYAVQAHGLVERFSRDLDVATENPAPMEEIVASLTAGLSERGWRTTHVQTDPLSGRFLVTEPDTGEECEVDVLKEAFWAPPAQTPYGPVLSLDDVIGTKVRALADRGTVRDLIDVQAASRHRSTADLESLGRRRAHDEFSLEDLRDRLIGAEWYEDEDYTAYGLTSRQIDELKAWALEWAEDLGARIHDENA, from the coding sequence GTGAAGCTCACTCCGCTCCACGAGCGTCTCCTCGCCGACATCCTCGACATCGGCTCCCCCTACCCTCTGGTCCTCACCGGCGGATACGCCGTGCAGGCCCACGGCCTGGTCGAACGCTTCAGCCGCGACCTCGACGTCGCCACCGAGAACCCCGCTCCGATGGAGGAGATCGTCGCCTCACTCACAGCGGGTCTCAGCGAGCGCGGATGGCGGACCACGCACGTCCAGACCGATCCGCTCAGCGGCCGTTTCCTCGTCACCGAGCCGGATACCGGCGAGGAGTGCGAGGTCGACGTCCTCAAGGAGGCGTTCTGGGCCCCTCCCGCTCAGACCCCCTACGGCCCTGTTCTTTCCCTCGATGACGTGATCGGCACCAAGGTCCGTGCCCTCGCCGACCGCGGCACCGTCCGTGACCTCATCGACGTCCAGGCTGCTTCCCGCCACCGCTCCACCGCCGACCTCGAATCCCTGGGCCGCCGTCGTGCCCACGACGAGTTCAGCCTTGAAGACCTCCGGGACAGGCTTATTGGCGCGGAGTGGTACGAGGATGAGGACTACACCGCGTATGGGCTCACCTCCCGCCAGATCGACGAACTCAAGGCGTGGGCACTGGAATGGGCGGAGGATCTGGGTGCGCGGATCCATGACGAGAACGCCTGA
- a CDS encoding class I SAM-dependent methyltransferase: MLDLDAEVLAEHIASITAWLPLKGEPRRIVDLGCGTGAGTFALLERFPDAHVTAVDTSAGHLQLLREKACAREVEDRVRTVQADLDARHWPDLGTPDLVWASASMHHMAHPDRALSNVHDLLAHGGLFAVVELAGFPRFLPADTPENRAGLEERAHAAADSFHAEHVPHRGADWGPMLTAAGFTVTDKHAITVNIEGGRSETIGRYAYGSLRRIRGVAAPALSPEDLTALDELLDTDSPNSILRRDDLAVRTERTVWAAHRD, from the coding sequence ATTCTCGACCTCGATGCCGAAGTGCTTGCCGAGCACATAGCGTCCATCACCGCTTGGCTGCCTCTGAAGGGAGAGCCGCGTCGGATCGTGGACCTGGGCTGTGGCACGGGAGCGGGCACCTTCGCGCTCCTCGAACGCTTCCCCGACGCACACGTCACCGCCGTCGACACCTCGGCCGGGCACCTCCAGCTCCTGCGCGAGAAGGCATGCGCCCGCGAAGTCGAGGACCGCGTACGGACCGTGCAGGCCGACCTCGACGCACGCCACTGGCCCGACCTCGGCACACCGGATCTCGTGTGGGCCTCGGCCTCCATGCACCACATGGCCCACCCCGACCGCGCCCTGTCGAACGTCCACGATCTGCTCGCCCACGGCGGCCTGTTCGCCGTCGTCGAACTCGCGGGCTTCCCCCGCTTCCTGCCCGCCGACACCCCGGAGAACCGGGCCGGACTTGAAGAACGCGCCCATGCCGCGGCCGACAGCTTCCACGCCGAGCACGTACCGCACCGCGGCGCCGACTGGGGCCCGATGCTGACCGCCGCCGGCTTCACCGTCACGGACAAGCACGCCATCACCGTCAACATCGAAGGCGGGCGCAGCGAAACGATCGGCCGCTACGCCTACGGCAGCCTGCGGCGCATCCGTGGCGTCGCCGCACCCGCCCTCAGCCCCGAGGACCTCACCGCGCTCGACGAACTCCTGGACACCGACAGCCCGAACAGCATCCTGCGCCGCGACGATCTCGCCGTACGTACCGAGCGCACCGTCTGGGCCGCCCACCGAGACTGA
- a CDS encoding XRE family transcriptional regulator: protein MTQEDGQLDSLVRKRIRALRVAQGWSLEELATRANLSQSSLSRIENGQRRLALDQLVTLARALDTTLDQLVENAADDVVISPMVDGTHGLMRWPIKGDPGMSVVRQRMTEPPPGNPARMRAHPGREWLVVLSGAAILMLGHRRFRVETNQAAEFPTMMPHAIGADGGPCEIMGIFDRDARRGHQKAVGAAGDEAECGGMRGSCE from the coding sequence ATGACGCAAGAAGATGGACAGCTGGACAGCCTCGTACGCAAGCGGATCCGCGCCCTGCGCGTTGCCCAGGGCTGGTCCCTGGAGGAACTGGCCACCCGGGCCAACCTCAGCCAGTCCTCGCTGAGCCGCATCGAGAACGGTCAGCGGCGCCTCGCCTTGGACCAGCTCGTCACCCTCGCCCGGGCTCTGGACACTACGCTGGACCAGCTTGTGGAGAACGCAGCCGACGACGTCGTCATCAGCCCGATGGTCGACGGCACCCACGGGCTGATGCGCTGGCCCATAAAGGGCGACCCTGGCATGAGCGTGGTGCGTCAGCGGATGACCGAGCCGCCGCCCGGCAACCCGGCCCGCATGCGCGCCCACCCCGGCCGCGAATGGCTCGTCGTGCTGTCCGGCGCCGCCATCCTGATGCTCGGCCACCGGCGCTTCCGCGTCGAGACCAACCAGGCGGCCGAGTTCCCCACCATGATGCCGCACGCCATCGGCGCCGATGGCGGACCCTGCGAGATCATGGGCATCTTCGACCGCGACGCTCGCCGCGGTCACCAGAAAGCCGTCGGTGCAGCCGGCGACGAAGCCGAGTGCGGGGGCATGCGGGGCTCCTGCGAATAG